The following nucleotide sequence is from Mucilaginibacter sp. cycad4.
GGATAGCTTCAATAACTTTTACCTGGTGCCCGCGCGTGTTTTCAAAAAAGGCATCGGGCAGGCCAAGGTTTTCACGTACGGCTAAACCTAATATTTCGGCAGCGGCAGCGGCTTCCTGTTTACGGATCTCGGCCGAGCCGCGGGTACCCAGCTCGCCGCGGGTAAGGTCAACAATGCCAACTTTATAGCCAAGGGCAATATGTTTTGAAATTGTACCTGAACAACCTAATTCAGCATCATCAGGATGTACCGATAAAACTAAGATATCTAATTTAAGCATGCGCAAAAGTAATTCATTGGTTAGTTGCCGCTGTCAGCAGGCGGTCAATCTTTCGCCTGATCTTTGATGAGTTGGGTTTGGTAAAAGGGTAGTAAAAATCAACCACATGCCCATTCCTATCAATCAAAAATTTGTGAAAATTCCAGCGGGGAACCGACCGAATATTTCCATTCTCCTTTTTATCGGCAAAAAATTGATACAAAGGATTGGCGTATGGGCCGCGTACCCTTATTTTTTCAAATATGGGATAGTTGGCCCCGTAGTTTTCACAAAAAACAGCAATAGCCTCGCCATCTAAAGGCTCCTGGCCGCCAAAATCATTTGAAGGGAATGCAAGGATTTCAAAGTCCTTGCCGGCAAGCCCGGCTTTTAAAGCTGCAAGTTCTTTTAGCTGAGGCGTAAAGCCGCATTGTGATGC
It contains:
- a CDS encoding glutathione peroxidase, with amino-acid sequence MDNKSIYRFNITTLNGEEISLSKYKNKVLLIVNTASQCGFTPQLKELAALKAGLAGKDFEILAFPSNDFGGQEPLDGEAIAVFCENYGANYPIFEKIRVRGPYANPLYQFFADKKENGNIRSVPRWNFHKFLIDRNGHVVDFYYPFTKPNSSKIRRKIDRLLTAATNQ